The DNA region AAAATATGACTTTCAAATGCAAACTTCCAACACGTGCAAGCAAACACATCACTGTCAATACAGTCTAAAGTCAAATGAGGGTCTTTAGGGGGCTCTCGTCATGTGTTCTTCAGAATGTGTTGCCAGTGTATAGTGAGGCTCAGCACCTCTGTATTAACTCTCTGAGCAGAGCATTTATTGGACAGTGTCCTTGTCACATCGACAAGTCAGACCACTCAAATATTCAACGGAGACAGAGCTGCTCTGTAAACGCTTGAGGACCGAGTCAAAGAAGAAGTGGACAcggaataaagaagaaaaaaggacgAGCGGCGAAGACAAGAAAAAGTAAGTCTGTCTTTGGGAGGGATTTAGATGAGCAAGCAACCTGTCAGCTGTTTAGTGGTCAGTGCTGGTCAGACGGCTCCTAAACTAAAAACTGCTGTGGGTTGAAAACCTTTTAAAACCTGTAAACCTTTTATAGGAACTTTAGTAACAGAAATATATTTGCTTTGATTGATAGGCATTTTCATCTAATGTTTTGTGAGTCTAATGTGCTGACACATTCAAATCTAGACTTTGACTTAATTTAAGTGCTGCACCGACAGGGTCTTTTATACGGGAGCCTAATACAATGAAAGTAATCAGTATTaaattataaagaaatattaaaacacacactagAGGCCGATGCAAGCATTTTACAGACATATCAGCGATGATGGCTTTTATGGGTTAGGGCATTTCATCTTTTACGGTTGAttattgatttgtattttatatttctggCTATTGGCTTTTTACATATTCATATctacatatataaacacaggGGCTTCACAGAGGTGTTGTACCTGATCTCTCACAGTTTGGGGGTCACAGCCTCTGATGTTCCTACTACCACTGGGATCAAATTGCATATCATCCTCCACATATGTTCTATCTGTTCTGTCAGACCTTGGTACTTCTCAATCTTCTCATGCTCATTTTCCCTGATGTTACTATCCACTAGGATTTCCACATCTatcactaatatatatatataatatatatatatgtaaagttTGGGTTTGATGTGTGGCAGTTGGATCACTCTTAATGTAATGGAACAAAAGGATGGAGACGGAtcactttcctcttcttccaacTTCTCATCTACATCAGCAATAAACACTTCCTGCTTCTCAATCTCATGTCACTGAACTAACAAATAAGAAGGCAAAAAGGCCTCAGACTCAGGTGACTGTGAAAGAACACCTACTGTTCTTGTGTTCTTGATGtagatatttaaatatgtaaataatgaatgtgtaaacataaatatgtaaataactTCCTGGTAAACATTATAAAAAGAGCATTTTAGTAAATTAACCAACATAACTTTCAACTTGTATATAACGTATTATTGTGAATATTATATTGAGAAGTTTCAGATAATACAAGAGGCTCCTCTCATTCTCTTTGTACAGTATTTCTATCTGAAAGATACTGGCGTCACTTTCAGGCTCAACCTGAGATAAATTAGCCAATCAGAGGCCAGTATGAAGCTGTCAGCTGACCTGGATCATGTCAGACGCCAGGTGTTGTAACTAcgtgtgtgaagctgctcatgGCTGATCTGCTCAGTGAGGGGAGCGGCAGCAGTTAACATCTGTAAACCATAGACTGTCTGCTGTAAACATGGAGCacccagaggagacagacaccCTGgtatacactcacacaaacacacacacacacacacacacacacacacacactcactcactcaatcCTGCTTCCACAAAGTCACCTAAATCCATTTCACCTCTCGTGCCTCACCTGCAGACGGACAGGATGCCGCTGGACGCCGGAGACACCGGGTACGGCAGCGTGGTGGGCCCCGGCCTGTCGGGCGGGGTGGGCGGCTCGGAGGCGGCGCCGCTGCTCATCCCGGAGCCGGAGCCGGCGGTGCGGTGGCGGCCGCTGAGCAAGGCGGAGCTGGAGGCCGTAGCAGGAGGCCCCTGGTGGAGGAGGCTGCGCAGCTACCTGGTGGTACTGTTCTGGATGGCCTGGCTCGCCATGCTGGCCACCTCCATCGCCATCATTGTGACGAGTCCCCGGCCCGTGGCCACTCCGCTGCGGTGGTGGCAGAAGAGTCTGTTCCACCAGCTGCAGCCCAACATGGAGGCGGAGCGGTCAGAGGGCATCAACGGTGAGGAGACCAGGcctaaaaaacacaaactttatttacaataaaaaaagatttcaatACAAAGACAGGATATGACACCACACaccaatatataaaatatacacataGTTTGGTTTAGCTTTAATTCAGACttatatattcattaaaagaaataataaaatgtataaattactATTCAAACCCAATTCATTAGTCCAATCTAATATTTAGACCTTCAACATTTAGACTTTTGTTCAAGTGTCTCCAACAACACGATTACTCTTTTAGAGTTggttaattgaaaaaaaatgtttatatatatatatatatatatatatatatatgatctaAATCTCGTTCTAATTTACTTAGAAcgagattaaaaaaatcactaAAATGGTGGTCTTGCATTCATCAATTTGGATCTTTGTGTTTACCATTTTTCCACAATTTGAGGAAATATTTTAACcataaaaaaactttattttagattttacttTTGCTTTAGCTCCAAGCTGCTACATTTCTTACATATTGAAGATTCAATAGGTTTGTCTGGCCTGGCATGTTGGAGGCATGTCGATTTCTCCAGATAAACAGTATCATACATTCATGTCTTTTCAGAAAAACTTTATAGGCTGCAAGATACATTTGTTTTGACCATTCTTGTAAACTTTGGCTATAAAGATAATTGGAGAATACttaattttctgttttgcaATCTGTAAATTTGACCCCAACTCTTTGGCTTCAATTTTGGAGTTGTCAAGGCTTTTTGGGGCCTAGTGAGAATTCCCCAATCCCGTTTGCTCTGTAATGTTGCCAGTTTATAAACACTTATTAGTGGAGAGTCAGGCTGACCTCGTAAGACAACATCCATTCTGGCAGAAATGGGAATTTCACAACGGCCAACCAGTTCCCGATAGCTGTAAGAAAACTTACTTCAGGGCCAAAGTCTTTCACACTTCAGATGGACCAGTCAGCAGAAGATCCCTATCACACAGAAAAGTGATCTCTTAACACAGAATTGcaacaaattattaaaaaagcaCTGATTTGTGAGAGGAAATGACCGGCTTGTGTTTCTTGACATCAGATCTGCAGAACTATGTGCGTGTGAATGTTTGCTTATGAGGTTGGCCGTGTGATACGCTGGGGACCTGCAGGATGTTTCTCGCCCGATGTCAgcagggattggctccagcccccccccccccccatgaccctTAACAGATGAGCGATATAGATAATTGAATGGATACATGTGTAAATATCACTAACTTTGTAATGTCTTCTGTCTCAAGCACTGTGTGAGCAGCTTCCTTACTTCAAGTCCCTGGGTATAGGGGCTCTAATCCTGGAGGGCCTGTTCCATAAAGAGCCGTCTCCTTTAAACGTCACTGCGAGCGGTGGAAGTTTAGGGACCTTGCCTCAGATCCAACATCTTCTCGCAGAGAGCAACAAAGCAGGTGAGCAAAGTGACTGCCTGCGTATGTCCACTCTGAGGTTTTTCCTGCCTGATTTgatgattcatgtttttatactGAATTTGCAGGTCTCAAAGTGGTGTTAGATTTCTGTAAACTGGATCTATATGCAGCAggaaataaaccaacaaacctCTCAGCCCCAGTCGAGGTGAAACCCGCTCTCGGCTCAGGTTACTATTCATGTGAAGTTCTCAGATATGCTCGATTTCTCAAACATGACCTTATTATTTCCACAGAATTCACTGCAGTTCTGGTTGGAGCAGGGTGTGGCAGGATTTGCCATCTGTGATACAGATGCAGCATATTCGGAAAAGGTCGACTGATGGTTGATTAATGTTTTTGAATTTCCATTTAAGCAGCAGCATTTCCAATAAAATATTGACCTTTCAGATTCTGCTGGAGTGGAGAGGTCTCTTCAGGGAGTTTAGcactcaggaggaggaggagaggtattgtgtgtgtgtccgtgtgtgtgcagatgtggaGCGATGCGTAGTCCTTAAATAACGAGGTCATTGAAAGTGTGCGTCTCTTCAGGATTGTGGTGGTGAAACAAACGCAAGACTTCCTGCCATCTCTGAGAAACACGACACTGGTTGATGTGGTCATGAGGTCAATTCTGCCAACGTCACCACAGCCACTGTCTGCACAGGAAGTAGCCAACGCTATAGAGACACACCTGCTAACGAGAGAACAGGAAACATGGCCGAGCTGGACAGTAAGAGACATGCACTCTACAGTCAGTGGGCAGTTAATTAGGTACACCTAGCTGaaactagatagatagattactttattcatccccgaagggaaattaagttgtcattgcagccggtacatttgaatacaataaaatacaatatttgcaGTACAACAGTCTAACGTTGAACTGCCTGTAAGAAACTTATAAAAGTTTCGTGATCGTCTTTATCGTTATAGTTTTAATTGAATCACATATATAATTCCATTGTCCTTTTGGTTTAGACATAGTGTTATTATTaaa from Platichthys flesus chromosome 4, fPlaFle2.1, whole genome shotgun sequence includes:
- the si:dkey-202g17.3 gene encoding amino acid transporter heavy chain SLC3A2; translation: MEHPEETDTLTDRMPLDAGDTGYGSVVGPGLSGGVGGSEAAPLLIPEPEPAVRWRPLSKAELEAVAGGPWWRRLRSYLVVLFWMAWLAMLATSIAIIVTSPRPVATPLRWWQKSLFHQLQPNMEAERSEGINALCEQLPYFKSLGIGALILEGLFHKEPSPLNVTASGGSLGTLPQIQHLLAESNKAGLKVVLDFCKLDLYAAGNKPTNLSAPVENSLQFWLEQGVAGFAICDTDAAYSEKILLEWRGLFREFSTQEEEERIVVVKQTQDFLPSLRNTTLVDVVMRSILPTSPQPLSAQEVANAIETHLLTREQETWPSWTIGGEGPRELKKLLLVLMMTLPGSPTIQYDEDIDQTQNASLNIGSSHGQKNEPSDTHADKEKARRAAVALFTSLSSSRAREEALLYGSFTFLPFNTSTNSFSSSSSNSTLASPSSPTTLAFLRSWGCVHFLVLLNLGPEIHALDPAWAPSLPEAGVFVSSTGMDRLGSISLSTLELQPHEAIVIKLFESGSYS